From a single Oceanobacillus kimchii X50 genomic region:
- a CDS encoding prolyl oligopeptidase family serine peptidase: protein MIGIYEEQINQIPYLHIVKSENYNFELPTIIYFHGFTSAKEQNLPIAYMLASKGFRVLLPESLHHGERSKGLTDKQMQISFWNIVIQNVQELEELRSVLLKNHWLLEGRLGIAGTSMGGITTSAALVKYDWIQAAAIMMGSPKITDYANALIGNFKKYGELPISNNQLQQLLRQIEAMDLSHHVDTLDQRPVMFWHGDKDPVVPFEHSYLFYQEAKDTYIDEQNIKFIKEPGVGHKVSRNGYLEATEWFAKHLL, encoded by the coding sequence ATGATAGGGATATATGAGGAACAAATAAATCAAATTCCATACTTACATATTGTTAAAAGTGAAAACTATAATTTTGAATTACCGACAATTATTTATTTTCATGGTTTTACTAGCGCGAAAGAGCAAAATTTACCGATTGCATATATGTTAGCATCGAAAGGGTTTAGAGTACTTTTACCAGAGAGTCTTCATCATGGTGAAAGAAGTAAAGGTCTGACCGATAAGCAGATGCAAATTTCATTTTGGAATATTGTTATTCAAAATGTTCAAGAGTTAGAAGAATTAAGAAGTGTTTTATTAAAGAATCATTGGCTATTAGAAGGTAGACTAGGAATTGCAGGTACTAGCATGGGTGGTATTACAACAAGTGCAGCATTAGTAAAGTATGATTGGATTCAAGCAGCTGCTATTATGATGGGATCACCAAAGATCACAGATTATGCAAATGCCCTTATTGGTAATTTTAAAAAGTATGGAGAACTTCCAATATCAAATAATCAATTGCAACAGTTATTAAGGCAAATAGAAGCAATGGACTTATCTCATCATGTGGATACATTAGATCAACGTCCAGTAATGTTCTGGCATGGAGATAAAGATCCTGTCGTTCCTTTTGAGCATTCTTATCTTTTTTATCAAGAAGCGAAAGATACTTATATTGACGAACAGAATATTAAATTTATCAAAGAACCTGGGGTAGGACATAAGGTGAGCCGCAATGGTTACTTAGAAGCAACAGAGTGGTTTGCAAAACATCTATTGTAA
- the trpS gene encoding tryptophan--tRNA ligase — MKTIFSGIQPSGTLTIGNYLGAIQQFVELQNNYNCYFCIVDEHAITVPQDRLELRKNIKSLAALYIASGIDPDSSTLFIQSEVPEHTQLGWMLQSISYVGELERMTQYKDKSQGQEAISSALLTYPSLMAADILLYNTDVVPVGDDQKQHLELTRNLAQRFNNRFNDIFTVPEVRIPKVGARIMSLQEPSKKMSKSDTNQKGFISMLDEPKRIEKKIKSAVTDSEGIVKFDKKNKPGVSNLLTIYSSCTGESIADLEKKYEGKGYGDFKQGVANAVIDTLRPIQEKYEQLIQSDELDAILDQGRDKASLSAGKTIKKAKKAMGLGRK; from the coding sequence ATGAAAACAATTTTTTCCGGCATTCAACCAAGTGGTACATTAACTATTGGAAACTATTTAGGAGCAATCCAACAATTTGTGGAATTACAAAACAATTATAATTGCTATTTCTGTATTGTGGATGAACACGCTATAACGGTACCACAAGATCGACTTGAGTTACGTAAAAATATAAAATCATTAGCGGCTTTATACATTGCATCGGGAATTGACCCAGATTCTTCTACGCTATTTATTCAATCTGAAGTACCAGAACATACCCAGTTAGGTTGGATGTTACAATCAATAAGTTATGTTGGTGAATTGGAAAGAATGACCCAGTATAAAGATAAATCACAAGGTCAAGAAGCAATTTCTTCAGCTCTCTTAACTTATCCTTCGCTTATGGCAGCTGATATCTTACTCTATAATACTGATGTTGTCCCAGTTGGTGATGATCAAAAACAGCACTTAGAGCTAACTAGAAATCTTGCCCAACGTTTTAACAATCGATTCAATGATATCTTTACTGTACCAGAAGTTCGAATTCCAAAAGTCGGTGCACGGATTATGTCTCTTCAAGAACCTAGCAAAAAAATGAGTAAATCGGATACAAATCAAAAAGGATTTATCTCTATGCTAGATGAACCCAAACGAATAGAAAAGAAAATCAAAAGCGCTGTAACCGATTCAGAAGGAATTGTAAAGTTCGATAAGAAAAATAAACCAGGAGTATCTAACCTACTGACGATTTATTCCAGTTGTACTGGTGAATCGATTGCTGATTTAGAAAAAAAATATGAAGGAAAAGGCTATGGTGATTTCAAACAAGGCGTAGCGAATGCTGTAATTGACACACTCCGCCCTATTCAAGAGAAATACGAACAATTAATTCAATCAGATGAATTAGACGCGATCCTTGATCAAGGTAGAGATAAGGCATCCTTATCGGCTGGAAAAACAATTAAAAAAGCTAAAAAGGCAATGGGGTTAGGCCGAAAATAA
- a CDS encoding YjzD family protein: MRYIMTIFWSFLIAAAVSYVLSSMGGEPFLIQNAIILTAIFSIVVFVLGDGILKEKAE, from the coding sequence ATGCGCTACATAATGACAATCTTTTGGTCATTTCTAATTGCCGCTGCTGTTTCTTATGTACTTTCAAGTATGGGTGGAGAACCTTTCTTGATTCAAAATGCGATCATACTCACAGCAATTTTTTCTATCGTTGTATTTGTACTTGGGGATGGCATTTTAAAAGAAAAAGCTGAATAA
- a CDS encoding metal-sulfur cluster assembly factor produces the protein MDEALKENLMGALENVIDPELGIDIVNLGLIYDVDMEDDGLCVVTMTLTAMGCPLSAHIEADIKHALSDIPEVKETKVSIVWDPPWGKDKMSRYAKIALGIPD, from the coding sequence GTGGATGAAGCACTAAAAGAAAACTTAATGGGTGCATTAGAAAATGTAATTGACCCAGAATTAGGTATAGATATTGTAAATCTTGGTTTAATTTATGACGTAGATATGGAAGACGATGGATTATGTGTGGTGACAATGACATTAACAGCAATGGGATGTCCTTTATCTGCACATATTGAAGCAGATATCAAACATGCACTTTCCGATATACCTGAAGTAAAAGAAACAAAGGTAAGTATTGTATGGGATCCACCTTGGGGTAAAGACAAGATGTCACGCTATGCCAAAATTGCATTAGGTATTCCCGATTGA
- a CDS encoding undecaprenyl-diphosphate phosphatase codes for MNVFENFWTIVHYFILGLVQGITEPIPISSSGHIIIFRELFGIEARGLSFEIFVNLASLLAVLIIYRKDIVRLAVNSWNFIFKQEKESKSDFMFVVYLVIATIPVGIVGVLFGDEIGAFIGEDGTTVVGITLLITAAAIWMIRNLRGRKIEGDLSTKDAVIVGLAQAVAVTPGISRSGATLVASMLMGMKQDTALRFSFLLYIPVSLGSSVLEIPNIVRDPHVQELWIPYLIAFITAFIASYFALKWFMNIMRHGNLKYFAYYCVIVGLLVLIFL; via the coding sequence ATGAATGTGTTTGAAAATTTTTGGACAATCGTGCATTATTTTATACTTGGTCTTGTTCAAGGTATCACGGAGCCAATTCCAATCTCTTCTAGTGGACATATAATCATCTTTCGAGAGTTATTTGGAATTGAAGCACGAGGCTTATCGTTTGAGATATTTGTAAACTTAGCCTCACTACTTGCCGTATTAATCATTTATCGTAAAGACATTGTTCGATTAGCAGTAAATAGTTGGAACTTCATATTCAAGCAAGAAAAAGAATCAAAAAGTGATTTTATGTTTGTAGTTTATCTTGTGATTGCAACAATTCCAGTTGGAATTGTTGGTGTACTATTTGGAGATGAAATTGGAGCATTTATTGGCGAAGATGGTACAACTGTGGTTGGAATAACATTGCTAATAACCGCTGCCGCAATATGGATGATTCGTAATTTACGCGGAAGAAAGATAGAAGGAGATTTATCTACAAAAGATGCTGTTATAGTAGGACTAGCACAAGCTGTTGCAGTTACACCTGGTATAAGTAGATCAGGAGCTACATTAGTAGCATCTATGTTAATGGGTATGAAACAAGATACAGCATTACGGTTTTCATTCCTATTATATATCCCTGTTAGTTTAGGATCTTCTGTATTAGAGATTCCAAATATTGTACGAGACCCTCATGTCCAAGAATTATGGATACCATATTTAATTGCTTTTATTACTGCGTTTATCGCATCTTATTTTGCCTTAAAATGGTTTATGAACATAATGCGACATGGAAACCTTAAGTATTTCGCATACTACTGTGTGATTGTCGGTTTATTAGTATTAATATTCCTATAA
- a CDS encoding MarR family winged helix-turn-helix transcriptional regulator has protein sequence MGNIESKDILHLYNQKYRYFQKEMNQRLRKYDLYASQWTILYCLDQSGPITQTDIWKYLNIEAPTVTRTLSRLEKNGWVERLPGQDKREKMIYLTEEAKTELPKIKRTMKQFDDDMLHRLDQGERKLLYQLLSKLTSEV, from the coding sequence ATGGGAAATATAGAGAGCAAAGATATTCTACACTTATATAATCAAAAATATCGTTATTTCCAAAAAGAGATGAATCAGCGCCTTCGAAAATATGATTTGTATGCCTCGCAATGGACAATCTTGTATTGTCTTGATCAGTCGGGACCAATAACTCAGACAGATATATGGAAATATCTAAATATAGAAGCTCCTACTGTAACTCGAACTTTATCTAGACTTGAAAAAAATGGATGGGTGGAGCGACTACCTGGTCAAGATAAACGAGAAAAAATGATTTATTTAACCGAAGAAGCCAAGACAGAATTACCAAAAATAAAAAGAACAATGAAACAATTTGATGATGATATGCTTCATCGTTTAGATCAAGGTGAGCGGAAATTATTATATCAACTACTTAGTAAATTAACATCAGAGGTGTAA
- a CDS encoding MFS transporter: MNLEKIWTKSFISISLVQLLIFLSFYALLTTLPIYVIDQFGGNEAEGGLIVTAMLLAAIIVRFFSAKLLDKIGKKRGLVISVAVFMITSFLYLFTESYTSLLALRFFHGFSFGIITTATGAIAADIIPASRKGAGLGYFAMAMNVAVVLGPFLGLTMIQYVSFQTLFLILGVLMIVALINSMMVQVEEKIVLKDNDKKRLSIHDFIEIRALPIAIIASLASLSYASVMSFISVYATSIGLASTASFFFLVFAAVMLITRPYIGRSFDLKGPRFVLLPCLTFFAIGLITLSVTNSSWMLLFAAGLIGLGYGSILPGFQTIAIQISPDSRSSHATSTFFILYDLGIAIGSFVWGLIVSGIGFSNVYLVAAAMVVVALFLFEFYYRRSSKKEEKYANAQ, from the coding sequence ATGAATCTCGAAAAAATTTGGACTAAAAGTTTTATCAGTATATCTCTCGTACAACTTTTAATATTTTTATCTTTCTATGCGTTATTAACCACTCTTCCTATTTATGTAATTGATCAATTTGGAGGTAACGAGGCTGAAGGTGGTTTAATCGTAACAGCAATGTTGCTCGCTGCTATCATTGTTCGATTCTTTTCGGCAAAATTATTAGACAAAATCGGGAAAAAACGAGGACTAGTCATAAGTGTTGCTGTATTTATGATTACCTCTTTTTTATACCTATTTACTGAATCCTATACTTCTCTATTAGCTTTACGTTTTTTCCATGGCTTCTCATTTGGAATTATCACTACTGCTACAGGAGCGATTGCCGCTGATATCATTCCAGCTTCTCGTAAAGGTGCAGGGTTAGGCTATTTTGCTATGGCAATGAATGTAGCAGTTGTATTAGGACCATTTCTCGGTCTCACGATGATTCAATATGTAAGCTTTCAAACATTATTCCTTATTTTAGGCGTTTTAATGATAGTTGCACTAATTAACTCCATGATGGTTCAGGTTGAAGAAAAAATTGTACTAAAAGATAATGATAAAAAACGCCTATCTATTCACGATTTTATTGAGATACGTGCATTGCCAATTGCTATAATTGCAAGTTTAGCATCATTATCCTATGCCAGTGTAATGTCATTTATATCTGTATATGCTACTTCTATAGGTCTTGCATCAACGGCAAGTTTCTTTTTCTTAGTTTTTGCAGCAGTAATGCTGATAACTAGACCTTATATAGGTAGAAGTTTTGACCTTAAAGGACCTAGATTTGTACTTTTACCTTGTTTAACTTTCTTTGCAATTGGTTTAATTACATTAAGTGTAACGAATAGCTCCTGGATGTTGCTATTTGCGGCAGGATTAATTGGTTTAGGATATGGTTCTATCCTACCTGGTTTCCAAACCATCGCAATACAAATTTCTCCCGACAGTCGAAGCTCTCATGCAACATCAACCTTTTTTATTCTTTATGATTTAGGCATAGCTATTGGATCTTTTGTATGGGGGTTAATTGTTTCAGGAATTGGCTTTTCAAATGTATACTTAGTTGCCGCAGCAATGGTTGTCGTAGCTCTGTTCCTTTTCGAATTTTACTATAGAAGATCTTCCAAAAAAGAAGAAAAATATGCAAACGCACAATGA
- a CDS encoding Cof-type HAD-IIB family hydrolase, which yields MTKKQKHLIAVDLDGTLLKDNKTISSRNKNTLHQAMNDGHIVVIATGRPHRASINYYHELGLKTPMVNFNGALVHHPLDASWKTLHTPMPIKTAHRIIDASYELQVKNILAEVQDEVYMDVYNEEILEVFQDNEERYIIGDIKSKLSEDPTSVLIHPKEDHIKELRSHLDDYHAEIIEHRKWGAPWNIIEIIRKGMNKAVGLQNIAKYYDIPKERIIAFGDEDNDLEMIDYAGVGVSMGNAIDSLVSISKHQTVSNEEDGISIFLEEYLQLSKNVIQS from the coding sequence ATGACAAAAAAGCAAAAGCATTTAATTGCGGTTGATTTAGATGGAACGTTATTAAAAGATAATAAAACCATTAGTTCTCGCAATAAAAATACTTTACATCAAGCAATGAATGATGGACATATCGTTGTTATAGCAACGGGCCGTCCACACAGAGCAAGCATTAACTATTATCATGAGCTCGGTTTAAAAACACCGATGGTTAATTTTAATGGAGCATTGGTGCATCACCCATTAGATGCATCATGGAAAACACTTCACACTCCTATGCCTATTAAAACAGCCCACAGAATAATCGATGCTTCCTACGAATTACAAGTAAAAAATATTTTGGCTGAAGTTCAAGATGAAGTATACATGGATGTGTATAATGAAGAAATTTTAGAAGTTTTTCAAGATAATGAAGAACGCTATATAATCGGAGATATAAAAAGCAAGTTAAGTGAAGATCCGACCTCCGTACTCATTCATCCTAAAGAAGATCATATTAAAGAATTAAGATCCCATTTAGATGATTATCATGCCGAAATCATTGAACATCGTAAATGGGGAGCTCCTTGGAATATCATTGAAATTATTCGTAAGGGTATGAATAAAGCTGTAGGATTACAAAATATCGCTAAGTATTATGACATACCGAAAGAACGTATCATCGCTTTTGGTGATGAAGACAATGATTTAGAAATGATTGACTATGCAGGTGTTGGGGTATCCATGGGCAATGCTATTGACTCCCTTGTATCTATATCAAAGCATCAAACTGTCTCCAATGAAGAAGACGGGATAAGTATTTTTCTTGAAGAGTACTTGCAATTATCTAAAAATGTAATTCAATCATAA
- the fabF gene encoding beta-ketoacyl-ACP synthase II, whose protein sequence is MNNRVVITGLGALTPVGNTVDEMWESVTTGKSGIDFVTKVNKDLFPAKVAAEVKNFDPTKYMDKKDSRKMDPFTQYAVAAAKMAVEDANLTINEENAERVGVWIGSGIGGMKTWEDQHTKFMEKGAKRVSPFFVPMMIPDMAAGQVSIQLGAKGINSCSVTACASGANSIGDAFKAIQRGDADIMISGGTEAPISDMAFAGFSSSKALSTNEDPQKASRPFDKNRNGFVMGEGAGILILESLESALKRDATIYGEIVGYGATGDAYHITAPAENGEGATRAMQIALKDANLEPSEVQYVNAHGTSTDLNDKYETQAIKSVFGDHANSLAISSTKSMTGHLLGAAGGIEAVISIKAIQDSIIPPTINYETPDPECDLDYVPNEARKQSVDAVVSNSLGFGGHNVALVFKKFVK, encoded by the coding sequence TTGAATAATCGAGTTGTTATTACGGGATTAGGAGCATTAACCCCTGTAGGCAATACTGTAGATGAAATGTGGGAAAGTGTTACGACAGGAAAATCAGGAATAGATTTTGTGACGAAGGTAAATAAAGATTTATTTCCAGCGAAAGTAGCGGCAGAAGTTAAAAACTTTGATCCAACGAAGTACATGGATAAAAAGGATTCGCGTAAGATGGATCCATTTACACAATATGCAGTTGCTGCTGCTAAAATGGCTGTTGAAGATGCTAATTTAACAATTAATGAAGAGAATGCAGAACGAGTGGGTGTATGGATTGGTTCTGGAATTGGTGGAATGAAAACTTGGGAAGATCAACATACTAAGTTCATGGAGAAAGGAGCAAAACGTGTAAGTCCTTTCTTTGTACCAATGATGATTCCAGATATGGCTGCAGGCCAAGTTTCTATTCAATTAGGAGCAAAAGGAATTAATTCCTGCTCTGTCACAGCTTGTGCTTCAGGTGCCAATTCGATCGGAGATGCATTTAAAGCCATTCAGCGTGGAGATGCAGATATAATGATATCTGGTGGTACAGAGGCTCCAATATCAGATATGGCATTTGCTGGATTTTCTTCTTCAAAAGCATTATCCACAAATGAGGATCCGCAAAAAGCAAGTCGTCCATTTGATAAGAATCGTAATGGATTCGTTATGGGAGAAGGGGCAGGTATTTTGATACTAGAGTCTTTAGAATCTGCCCTGAAAAGAGACGCAACTATATATGGAGAGATAGTCGGATATGGTGCGACTGGAGATGCTTATCATATTACTGCACCTGCTGAGAATGGAGAAGGGGCAACTCGAGCAATGCAAATAGCATTAAAAGATGCCAATTTAGAACCTTCAGAAGTACAGTATGTGAATGCTCATGGAACGAGCACAGATCTAAATGACAAGTATGAAACTCAAGCTATTAAATCTGTATTTGGAGATCATGCAAATAGTTTAGCAATATCATCTACTAAGTCGATGACCGGTCACTTATTAGGAGCTGCAGGTGGGATAGAAGCCGTGATATCTATTAAAGCAATTCAAGATAGTATTATTCCGCCAACAATTAATTATGAAACACCAGATCCAGAATGTGATTTGGATTATGTTCCAAATGAAGCAAGAAAACAATCAGTAGATGCAGTAGTAAGTAATTCATTAGGATTTGGCGGACATAACGTAGCTTTGGTATTTAAAAAATTTGTGAAATAA
- a CDS encoding beta-ketoacyl-ACP synthase III, which produces MNIGILGTGHYLPTNVVTNNDLEKIVDTNDEWIRTRTGIKERRLATDEVDTSDMAFHAALGALEEANLKAEDIDLILVATVTPNTSFPSVACIIQDQLGAKNAAAMDVSAACAGFMYGLITAKQFIDTGAYKHVLVVGADKLSKITDWSDRTTCVLFGDGAGAAVVGEVSDGKGILSFELGANGAGGKELYLNHDDHIIMNGREVYKFAVRQMPDSTIKVIEQLGLSRDDVDYLVPHQANIRIMEAARERLGISEDKMAKSIEKFGNNSSASIPMALSEAVKEGKIKDNDLIVLVGFGGGLTWGAVALRWGK; this is translated from the coding sequence ATGAATATCGGTATTCTAGGAACCGGACATTACTTGCCAACAAATGTTGTTACAAATAATGATTTAGAAAAAATCGTAGATACGAATGATGAATGGATTCGTACTCGAACTGGTATAAAAGAAAGAAGATTAGCAACAGATGAAGTGGACACTTCTGATATGGCTTTTCACGCAGCTCTTGGTGCATTAGAAGAAGCGAATTTAAAAGCAGAAGATATTGATTTAATATTAGTAGCGACGGTTACACCAAATACATCATTTCCATCTGTTGCCTGTATCATCCAAGATCAACTTGGAGCGAAGAATGCTGCGGCTATGGATGTTAGTGCTGCATGTGCTGGTTTTATGTATGGATTGATTACTGCTAAACAGTTTATCGATACAGGTGCGTACAAACATGTACTAGTAGTCGGTGCAGATAAACTCTCTAAAATTACTGACTGGTCCGATCGCACAACATGTGTACTATTTGGAGATGGTGCAGGTGCAGCTGTAGTCGGTGAAGTAAGTGATGGAAAAGGTATTCTGTCATTTGAATTAGGGGCCAATGGTGCTGGTGGAAAAGAACTTTACCTGAATCATGATGATCATATCATCATGAATGGTAGAGAAGTATATAAGTTTGCAGTCCGTCAAATGCCAGATTCTACAATAAAAGTTATTGAACAGTTAGGCTTATCACGTGACGATGTGGACTATCTAGTACCTCATCAAGCAAATATTCGTATAATGGAAGCTGCTAGAGAAAGGTTAGGTATATCAGAAGATAAAATGGCCAAATCCATAGAAAAGTTTGGAAACAATTCTTCTGCATCTATACCTATGGCTTTATCTGAGGCGGTGAAAGAGGGTAAAATAAAAGATAATGATTTAATAGTATTAGTAGGATTTGGTGGAGGCTTAACCTGGGGAGCAGTTGCGCTTCGATGGGGGAAGTAA
- a CDS encoding BMP family ABC transporter substrate-binding protein → MCYLKKLFIAILFVFVCTLSACSYFESGKIQNVGFLVETDIDANPWTKTGYEGMQDIEDQYQIDVFYKENIQSMQDVRVAVDELVQDGVNLIFGHSNMYGEYFMELSDSYPDVHFVYMNGGEVKSNVTSLNFDGHAMGFFAGMVAGQMSTNNEVGIIAAHSWQPEIEGFYEGVKHVNPMTEIELSYLNDWNNTELALEVYGEMKEAGVDVFYPIGDSFSEPIIKKAEEDRLFAIGYLTNQMKLAPNTVLTSTLQHIDRLYLHVTDLFDKSELQGKIYNFDFQDEFVELGELNDSIPEEFQEKIKNDIERFKDTGNLPNEDN, encoded by the coding sequence GTGTGTTATTTGAAGAAATTATTCATAGCAATTTTATTTGTTTTTGTATGCACTCTTTCCGCTTGTTCTTATTTTGAATCTGGAAAAATACAAAATGTAGGTTTTCTTGTAGAGACGGATATTGATGCAAATCCTTGGACAAAAACTGGATATGAAGGCATGCAAGATATTGAAGATCAATATCAAATAGATGTTTTTTACAAAGAAAATATTCAATCAATGCAAGATGTTAGAGTTGCTGTAGATGAACTTGTCCAAGACGGTGTCAATCTTATTTTTGGACATAGTAACATGTATGGAGAGTATTTCATGGAATTGTCAGATAGTTACCCGGATGTTCATTTTGTTTATATGAATGGCGGGGAGGTAAAAAGTAATGTTACCTCCTTAAATTTTGATGGACATGCTATGGGGTTCTTCGCAGGTATGGTTGCTGGACAAATGTCTACAAATAATGAAGTTGGAATCATTGCTGCGCATTCTTGGCAGCCTGAAATAGAAGGATTTTACGAAGGAGTAAAACATGTTAATCCTATGACAGAGATTGAGTTAAGTTATCTTAATGACTGGAATAATACTGAACTCGCTTTAGAAGTCTATGGGGAAATGAAAGAAGCAGGTGTTGATGTTTTTTATCCGATCGGAGATTCGTTTAGTGAACCAATTATTAAGAAAGCAGAAGAAGATAGATTATTTGCAATTGGGTATCTGACCAACCAAATGAAACTTGCTCCTAATACTGTTCTTACAAGCACTTTGCAGCATATAGATCGGTTATATTTACATGTTACTGACCTTTTTGATAAATCTGAATTACAAGGTAAGATTTATAATTTTGATTTTCAGGACGAGTTTGTGGAGCTCGGGGAATTGAATGATTCAATACCAGAAGAATTCCAAGAGAAGATAAAAAATGATATTGAGCGATTTAAGGATACGGGAAATCTCCCTAATGAAGATAATTAA
- a CDS encoding YjbA family protein, with product MLYLHDVWVNWFEGEENGYNVCHFHEWRKEDTIELLDQVPLLYISKELLHYIENDMHDLPKSLLDTIYKRGYTRKGQKRTVVEYAAVVTDGDNILAFDTVGYYIPIRKSRLIPRQEQLVYDMIENNKPENFEFDNKMHDKEYHMLSMPPEYIFGLTRKERQLKQLLMIGLDQLRTTNNKEELRYWLTEWDPKQYPSIRYMDEEQVWNALYDGVKIGWSSAHEDLCSKLIRGQAFLERMWEAEMGNEQHTSNQK from the coding sequence ATGTTGTACTTACATGATGTTTGGGTGAATTGGTTTGAGGGTGAAGAAAACGGATATAATGTTTGTCATTTCCATGAATGGAGAAAAGAAGATACGATTGAATTACTTGATCAGGTGCCATTGCTGTACATAAGTAAAGAGTTATTACACTACATTGAGAACGATATGCATGACCTGCCAAAGTCTTTATTAGATACGATTTATAAGCGAGGCTATACGAGAAAAGGGCAAAAGAGGACAGTTGTTGAATATGCTGCTGTTGTAACAGACGGTGATAATATTCTTGCATTTGACACAGTAGGTTACTATATCCCAATCCGTAAAAGTCGCTTAATTCCTCGTCAAGAACAATTGGTTTATGACATGATAGAAAATAACAAACCAGAAAACTTTGAATTCGATAATAAGATGCATGACAAAGAATACCATATGCTTTCGATGCCTCCGGAATATATTTTTGGTTTGACTAGAAAAGAAAGACAACTAAAGCAGTTATTGATGATTGGATTAGATCAATTAAGAACTACTAATAATAAAGAAGAATTACGTTATTGGTTAACAGAGTGGGATCCAAAGCAATATCCGTCTATACGATATATGGATGAAGAACAAGTATGGAATGCCTTATATGATGGAGTGAAGATTGGTTGGAGTAGTGCCCATGAAGATTTATGCAGTAAACTTATTCGTGGACAGGCATTTTTAGAAAGAATGTGGGAAGCGGAAATGGGTAATGAACAACATACTTCAAATCAAAAGTAA